In Brassica rapa cultivar Chiifu-401-42 chromosome A06, CAAS_Brap_v3.01, whole genome shotgun sequence, a single window of DNA contains:
- the LOC103873543 gene encoding pentatricopeptide repeat-containing protein At3g48250, chloroplastic, with product MYRSKAVLSSLRNAYSKISAQVGSSSIQFPWQVRSFSSRPESMLQLVLENAWSKKVEEGLKNPDTSLTHETAIYLLRKLDKHPEKAYSFLHWVIRESGLTPSSPLYSTMLRVLVQQRSMKRFWMTLSDMKQGGFYMDEETYKTLYSLLNKEEDNNSKADAAALAHFYERMLKENAVSDVAASVSAAVSKGDWSCEVERELQEMKLPLSDNFVIRVLKELREHPLKALAFFHWVGVGGGTSSGYRHSTVTYNAALRVLARPSSVAEFWSVVDEMKTTGGHEVDLDTYIKVSRQFQKSRMMVEAVKLYEFMMDGPFKPSVQDCSLLLRSLSAGPSPDLDLVFRVSSKYESTGKSLSKAVYDGIHRSLTSVARFEEAEEIMKAMRDAGYEPDNITYSQLVFGLCKANRLEEARGVVDQMEAQGCFPDIKTWTILIQGHCKNNEVDKAFACFANMLEKGFDIDSDLLDVLVGGFLSQNRIEGACKFLMEMVRNANVKPWQTTYKALIDKLLEIKKGDEALDLLELMKKQNYPAYAEPFDGYLAKFGTLEDAKKFLDVLSSKDSPSFAAYFHLVEAFYREGRLADAKNLVFISPHHFKTHPKITALFGAA from the coding sequence ATGTACAGGTCAAAAGCAGTTCTGTCTTCTCTCCGAAACGCTTACTCAAAGATCTCAGCTCAGGTGGGTTCGTCTTCCATTCAATTCCCATGGCAAGTCCGCTCCTTTTCTTCGAGACCAGAGTCTATGCTTCAGTTAGTACTCGAAAACGCTTGGTCCAAGAAAGTAGAGGAAGGATTGAAGAATCCAGATACGTCTTTAACCCACGAGACTGCAATCTACCTGCTTAGGAAACTAGATAAGCACCCGGAGAAAGCTTACTCCTTTCTCCATTGGGTCATCAGAGAATCAGGTCTTACTCCAAGCTCTCCCCTTTACAGCACGATGCTGAGGGTCTTGGTGCAGCAGAGATCCATGAAACGGTTTTGGATGACTCTTTCTGATATGAAGCAAGGAGGGTTTTATATGGACGAGGAAACTTACAAGACTCTTTATAGTTTGCTTAATAAGGAGGAGGACAACAACTCCAAGGCCGACGCTGCTGCTTTGGCTCATTTCTATGAGAGAATGCTTAAGGAGAACGCCGTTTCTGATGTTGCCGCTAGTGTTTCCGCTGCTGTTTCGAAAGGTGATTGGAGTTGTGAGGTTGAGAGGGAGCTGCAGGAGATGAAGCTCCCTCTCTCGGATAATTTTGTTATCAGGGTGTTGAAGGAGCTGAGGGAGCATCCTTTGAAAGCTTTGGCGTTTTTTCATTGGGTTGGGGTTGGTGGTGGTACTTCTTCTGGTTATAGACACAGCACCGTTACGTATAACGCAGCCTTGAGGGTTTTGGCTAGGCCTAGCTCGGTCGCGGAGTTTTGGAGTGTTGTCGATGAGATGAAGACCACCGGAGGGCATGAGGTTGATCTTGACACTTATATAAAGGTTTCGAGACAGTTTCAGAAGTCTAGAATGATGGTGGAGGCTGTTAAGCTTTACGAGTTTATGATGGACGGTCCTTTCAAGCCATCTGTTCAAGATTGTAGTCTTCTTTTGAGGTCCTTATCGGCTGGTCCCAGTCCAGATTTGGATTTGGTGTTTCGGGTTTCGAGCAAGTATGAATCAACTGGGAAGTCTCTCTCGAAGGCTGTGTACGATGGAATCCACAGGTCGTTAACTAGTGTAGCGAGGtttgaagaagctgaagaaatCATGAAGGCTATGAGAGATGCGGGTTATGAGCCGGATAACATCACTTACAGCCAGCTCGTGTTTGGTCTTTGTAAAGCTAACAGGTTAGAAGAAGCGCGTGGAGTTGTAGATCAAATGGAAGCGCAAGGATGCTTTCCGGACATAAAAACATGGACTATTCTCATCCAAGGGCACTGCAAGAACAACGAAGTTGATAAGGCCTTTGCCTGTTTTGCGAATATGCTAGAGAAAGGGTTTGATATCGACTCTGATCTGCTTGATGTCTTGGTAGGTGGGTTTCTCAGCCAAAACAGGATCGAGGGAGCTTGCAAATTCCTAATGGAGATGGTGAGAAATGCCAATGTAAAGCCTTGGCAAACCACTTACAAGGCTCTTATAGACAAGCTGCTCGAAATCAAGAAGGGCGATGAGGCGCTGGATCTTCTAgagttgatgaagaagcaaaatTACCCTGCGTATGCAGAGCCTTTTGATGGATACCTTGCAAAGTTTGGGACTTTGGAAGATGCTAAGAAGTTCTTGGATGTGCTAAGCTCAAAGGATTCGCCTTCCTTTGCAGCCTATTTTCATCTTGTTGAAGCTTTCTACCGAGAAGGAAGACTCGCTGATGCGAAAAACCTTGTCTTCATATCTCCCCATCACTTTAAAACACACCCTAAAATCACTGCACTCTTTGGCGCAGCTTGA
- the LOC103873542 gene encoding probable serine/threonine-protein kinase WNK3, protein MRQNEENSEEEFVEIDPTGRYGRYNEVLGKGAFKHVYRAFDQLEGIEVAWNQVKLDDKLCSSEDLDRLYSEVHLLKTLKHKSIIKFYTSWIDHQHMTINLITEVFTSGNLRQYRKKHKCVDLRALKKWSRQILEGLVYLHSHDPPVIHRDLKCDNILINGNQGEVKIGDLGLAAILHRARSAHSVIGTPEFMAPELYEEDYNVLVDIYAFGMCLLELVTFEYPYVECTNAAQIYKKVTSGIKPASLAKVTDPQVKTFIEKCIAKVSERLSAKELLDDPFLKCYKEKTESVTSYKENGCNGRKIEDKPSDSAVGLLTVEGQRKDLNTIFLKLRITDSKGQIRNIHFPFNIETDTSFSVAIEMVEELDLTDDQDISTIAKMIDAEIHSHIPDWIPSGLNGDYSTMQRCLSSPDSLRLDRFPSGRKVWSSPKAGDSRSPFAQRSNSKLSSPSKGRINDKEVGIVVEKLESLLRKQREEIEKMHRDQERVVCEFLKEFPPEICEEALLRLQAMDSDSLLC, encoded by the exons ATGAGACAAAACGAGGAAAACTCCGAGGAAGAGTTCGTAGAGATTGATCCCACTGGTCGTTATGGACGA TATAATGAAGTTCTAGGCAAAGGAGCTTTCAAACACGT ATACAGAGCATTTGATCAACTGGAAGGAATCGAAGTGGCTTGGAACCAAGTTAAGCTAGACGATAAACTCTGTAGCTCAGAGGATTTAGATCGTCTTTACTCTGAAGTTCACTTACTCAAAACCCTTAAACACAAAAGCATCATCAAATTCTACACTTCTTGGATCGATCACCAACACATGACCATCAATCTCATCACCGAAGTCTTCACTTCCGGAAATCTTAGACA GTACCGGAAGAAGCACAAGTGTGTTGATCTAAGAGCACTAAAGAAATGGTCAAGGCAGATTCTAGAAGGGCTTGTTTATCTTCATAGTCATGATCCTCCTGTGATCCATAGAGATCTTAAATGCGATAACATATTGATCAATGGTAACCAAGGTGAGGTTAAAATTGGAGATCTCGGGCTTGCAGCCATTCTGCATCGTGCTCGCTCAGCTCATAGCGTCATTG GTACTCCTGAATTTATGGCGCCTGAACTCTATGAAGAGGACTACAATGTACTTGTCGATATATACGCCTTTGGAATGTGTTTGCTTGAGCTTGTAACTTTTGAGTACCCGTATGTCGAATGTACAAATGCAGCTCAGATTTATAAGAAAGTTACATCG GGAATCAAACCAGCCTCACTTGCAAAAGTTACTGATCCGCAAGTGAAAACATTCATAGAGAAGTGTATCGCAAAGGTCTCAGAACGCTTGTCAGCCAAGGAACTACTTGATGATCCTTTTCTGAAATGCTACAAGGAAAAGACCGAAAGTGTCACATCTTACAAAG AAAACGGATGCAATGGAAGAAAAATTGAAGATAAACCCTCAGATTCTGCGGTAGGTTTATTAACCGTAGAAGGTCAACGTAAAGACCTCAACACAATCTTCCTAAAACTACGTATCACCGATTCCAAAG GTCAAATCCGTAATATACACTTCCCATTTAACATAGAGACGGACACATCTTTCTCAGTAGCCATCGAAATGGTCGAGGAACTAGACCTAACCGATGATCAAGACATCTCGACGATCGCTAAAATGATTGACGCAGAGATACATTCACACATTCCCGATTGGATCCCTTCTGGTCTTAACGGAGATTATTCAACCATGCAAAGATGTTTATCTTCTCCTGATTCGCTGCGTTTAGATAGATTTCCCTCAGGGAGAAAAGTCTGGTCGTCTCCTAAAGCTGGAGATTCACGTTCACCGTTCGCTCAACGTTCTAATTCTAAGCTTTCGTCGCCATCGAAAGGACGCATCAATGATAAAGAAGTTGGGATTGTAGTtgagaaacttgagtctttATTGAGGAAACAGAGAGAGGAGATTGAAAAGATGCATCGAGATCAAGAACGTGTTGTTTGTGAGTTTTTGAAAGAGTTTCCTCCTGAGATCTGCGAAGAGGCTTTGCTCAGATTGCAAGCCATGGATTCTGACAGCTTACTGTGTTAA
- the LOC103873541 gene encoding cytochrome P450 71A26: MALYMYKRAEHQKLHNKTILKNLKKPDMQMMIMILLLCSVIITILFFTKGGKSNTPSSPPSLPLIGNLHQLGHHPHRSLCFLSHRYGPLMLLHFGSVPVLVVSSMEAAKEVLKTHDRVFASRPRSKIFQKLLYDGQDVAAAPYGEYWRQMKSVCVLHLLSNKMVRSFRNVREEEMSLMMEKIRKASSLPVNLSELLANLTNDVICRVALGRKYGCETDFKELMERLTRLLGVFSVGTYVPWLAWIDWIRGLDSQLEKLRNDVDEFLERVLQDHEDGDGGDRTDFVDVLLKIQREKSVGFDIDRVSIKAIILDVFVGGTDTSYTLMEWVMTELLRHPECLRRLQEEVRTICKGKSSVLEEEDIQDMNYLKAVIKETLRLHPPLPLMVPHESTHDVRLRNYRIPAGTQVMINAWAIGREVETWGPDAEEFRPERHLHSSVDFRGQDFELIPFGAGRRICPAISFAVVLNEVVLANLVHQFGWISTEDQAEVAESTGIAIHRMFPLYAIASSTS; encoded by the exons ATGGCTCTATATATGTACAAAAGGGCAGAACACCAGAAGCTTCACAATAAAACAATACTGAAGAACTTGAAGAAGCCAGACATGCAAATGATGATCATGATACTTCTCTTATGCTCAGTAATCATTACCATTCTTTTCTTCACGAAAGGGGGAAAAAGCAACACACCATCATCACCACCTAGCCTTCCCTTGATCGGAAACCTCCATCAGCTGGGGCACCATCCTCACCGATCACTATGCTTCCTCAGCCACCGTTATGGTCCTCTTATGCTCCTTCACTTCGGTAGCGTCCCCGTTCTCGTAGTCTCTTCGATGGAGGCGGCGAAAGAAGTTTTGAAGACGCACGACCGCGTGTTTGCAAGCCGTCCACGGTCTAAAATCTTCCAAAAGCTTCTTTACGATGGACAAGATGTGGCCGCAGCTCCTTATGGAGAGTATTGGAGGCAAATGAAAAGTGTATGCGTCCTCCATCTCCTAAGCAACAAAATGGTACGTTCCTTCCGAAacgtgagagaagaagagatgagTCTGATGATGGAAAAGATCCGGAAAGCAAGTTCTTTACCGGTGAATCTAAGCGAGCTCTTAGCAAATTTAACGAACGATGTGATATGTAGAGTTGCTTTGGGAAGGAAGTATGGCTGTGAAACGGATTTTAAGGAGTTAATGGAAAGGCTGACAAGGCTATTGGGGGTGTTTAGTGTCGGGACTTATGTCCCGTGGCTTGCATGGATAGATTGGATCCGAGGTCTGGATAGTCAGCTAGAAAAGTTAAGAAATGATGTTGATGAGTTTTTGGAGAGAGTTTTACAAGATCATGAAGATGGTGACGGAGGAGACAGGACTGATTTTGTGGATGTATTACTCAAGATTCAGAGAGAGAAAAGCGTTGGGTTTGACATCGACCGAGTCAGCATAAAGGCAATCATCTTG GATGTTTTTGTAGGTGGTACGGACACATCTTACACCCTTATGGAATGGGTAATGACCGAGCTTCTACGTCACCCCGAATGTCTTAGAAGACTTCAAGAAGAAGTCCGTACAATTTGTAAGGGAAAATCAAGCGtattagaagaagaagatattcaAGACATGAACTACTTAAAAGCTGTGATCAAAGAGACACTAAGGCTACATCCTCCACTTCCATTGATGGTTCCTCATGAATCAACACATGATGTCAGATTAAGAAATTACCGCATACCTGCCGGTACACAGGTAATGATCAATGCATGGGCAATCGGGAGAGAGGTTGAGACATGGGGACCAGACGCGGAGGAGTTTAGACCGGAGAGGCATTTACATTCATCTGTTGATTTCCGGGGTCAAGATTTTGAGCTGATTCCATTTGGAGCAGGGAGAAGGATTTGCCCAGCTATATCATTCGCTGTGGTGTTGAATGAGGTGGTTTTAGCTAACTTAGTGCATCAGTTTGGGTGGATATCTACAGAAGATCAGGCCGAAGTTGCTGAGTCAACTGGTATTGCAATTCACCGCATGTTCCCTCTTTATGCCATTGCATCATCTACTTCTTGA
- the LOC103873540 gene encoding LOW QUALITY PROTEIN: protein-L-isoaspartate O-methyltransferase 1 (The sequence of the model RefSeq protein was modified relative to this genomic sequence to represent the inferred CDS: inserted 2 bases in 1 codon), with translation MKQFWSPNSINKNKAMVENLQSHGVITSDDVAKAMEAVDRGLFVPDPSYAYVDSPLSIGYNVTISAPHMHAMCLQLLDKNLKPGMRVLDVGSGTGYLTACFAVMVGSEGRAIGVEHIPELVASSVKNIEASAAASPLLKQGSLAIHVGDGRQGWAEFAPYDXIPVGNLFQDLQVVDKNSDGSVSIRSETSVRYVPLTSREAQLRGE, from the exons ATGAAG caATTCTGGAGCCCAAACAGTATCAACAAGAACAAAGCTATGGTGGAGAATCTTCAAAGCCATGGTGTGATTACGTCTGATGATGTCGCTAAAGCTATGGAGGCTGTCGACAGAGGCCTCTTTGTACCAGACCCTTCTTACGCTTACGTCGATAGTCCCTTGTCTATTGGCTATAACGTGACCATATCAGCTCCTCATATGCACGCAATGTGCCTTCAACTCCTCGACAAGAATCTCAAACCAGGGATGCGTGTTCTTGATGTCGGCTCTG GAACCGGGTACTTAACAGCGTGCTTTGCGGTTATGGTTGGATCCGAAGGTCGTGCTATTGGTGTGGAGCACATCCCTGAATTGGTGGCTTCTTCCGTCAAGAACATTGAAGCGAGTGCTGCTGCTTCGCCATTGCTGAAACAAGGATCTCTGGCTATTCATGTTGGCG ATGGAAGGCAAGGATGGGCTGAGTTTGCACCTTATGA GATCCCCGTTGGGAATTTATTCCAAGATCTTCAAGTTGTGGATAAGAACTCAGATGGTTCGGTTAGCATCAGGAGCGAAACATCAGTACGTTATGTTCCTTTGACTAGCCGTGAAGCCCAATTGAGAGGGGAGTGA
- the LOC103873690 gene encoding uncharacterized protein LOC103873690 — MLWQRLYFSTRLLNFMHRFLRNQSCLRAIPRLSPSLIPHQKPCIVDPVSLANSVITVPDEPLRFYYPTFPIGYGFKFPTMVHGSGLVDMVPFTEAVVVYADSVKKKKMNKHKYRKAQGRKS, encoded by the exons ATGTTGT GGCAACGATTATATTTTTCCACACGTTTATTGAATTTTATGCACCGATTTCTGAGGAATCAATCATGTTTAAGAGCGATTCCGAGGCTCAGTCCCAGTCTTATACCACATCAGAAGCCTTGCATCGTCGATCCAGTTTCTCTTGCTAATTCCGTGATTACGGTCCCCGATGAGCCTCTGCGGTTTTACTACCCTACTTTTCCAATCGGGTACGGGTTTAAGTTCCCGACTATGGTTCATGGTTCGGGTCTAGTCGATATGGTGCCGTTCACTGAGGCGGTGGTGGTTTACGCTGAtagtgtgaagaagaagaagatgaacaagCATAAGTACAGGAAGGCTCAAGGTCGCAAATCTTAA
- the LOC117126107 gene encoding LOW QUALITY PROTEIN: MA3 DOMAIN-CONTAINING TRANSLATION REGULATORY FACTOR 4 (The sequence of the model RefSeq protein was modified relative to this genomic sequence to represent the inferred CDS: inserted 9 bases in 5 codons; deleted 2 bases in 1 codon), producing the protein MDRNHKEKEKEKEKASRLYADVVSPDQIRVGFIRFIESVGDLALHIPDLLALFIARAIVDEILPPVFLARANKTLPESSEGFQVILTVEKSYLWAPHHAELVENRWACRCIRELSGSFFHHEVVKRSLVQAMESPTXLMLKLLKEAAEEGLISSTQMAKGFSHVEESLDEKLRRYXEYFLSDDIPELIPSLEDLGSPEYNSVFLKKLMEMFSTGDFINGFILLAEDTALDILDASDXHHVVAPLNLEEISSSLPPKSTGSETARHAGKRLLRSWGGGTGWAVEDAKDKIWKLLEEYETGGVVSXQCIRDLGMPFFNHEXALVIAMERKKDGMLNLLEECFAQGIITTNQMTKGFGRVKESLDDLSLDIPNAKWLVHNGCGCPAPDS; encoded by the exons aTGGACAGGAACCataaggagaaggagaaggagaaagagaaggctTCTAGGTTGTATGCTGATGTTGTTTCACCTGATCAAATCAGGGTTGGgtttataagatttattgagTCGGTCGGTGATCTTGCTCTGCACATACCTGATCTCCTTGCTTTGTTTATTGCCCGAGCCATCGTAGATGAAATCCTTCCTCCTGTTTTTCTAGCTAGAGCAAACAAGACTCTACCTGAATCCTCTGAAGGGTTTCAAGTTATCTTAACTGTGGAGAAGAGCTATCTCTGGGCTCCTCACCACGCGGAGCTTGTGGAGAACAGATGGG CTTGTAGGTGCATCAGAGAGCTAAGCGGCTCTTTTTTCCATCACGAGGTCGTGAAGAGGTCTTTGGTTCAAGCCATGGAGTCTCCAAC CTTGATGCTAAAACTGTTGAAAGAAGCTGCCGAGGAAGGTCTCATCAGTTCGACTCAAATGGCTAAAGGCTTCTCCCATGTAGAAGAGAGTCTTGATGAAAAGCTAAGACGTT AAGAGTACTTCCTCTCGGATGACATCCCTGAG CTCATCCCAAGTCTTGAAGACTTAGGATCACCTGAATATAACTCAGTGTTCCTAAAGAAGCTCATGGAGATGTTCTCAACAGGAGATTTCATAAACGGATTCATCTTGCTCGCAGAAGACACAGCGTTAGACATCTTAGACGCATCAGA GCACCATGTCGTGGCTCCGCTTAACCTGGAAGAGATCTCAAGCAGCTTACCTCCAAAGTCAACCGGAAGCGAAACCGCTAGACACGCAGGAAAGAGGCTCCTGAGAAGCTGGGGTGGAGGAACCGGCTGGGCGGTGGAAGATGCTAAAGACAAGATCTGGAAACTTCTGGAAGAATACGAAACAGGAGGAGTAGTGTC TCAGTGCATACGTGATCTAGGGATGCCGTTTTTCAACCACGA AGCTTTGGTGATAGCCATGGAGAGGAAGAAGGATGGGATGCTAAATCTCTTGGAGGAGTGTTTTGCTCAAGGGATTATTACAACTAACCAAATGACTAAAGGGTTTGGTCGTGTCAAAGAGAGCCTTGATGACTTGTCTTTGGACATTCCTAATGCTAAATGGCTAGTACACAACGGTTGTGGCTGTCCTGCTCCAGATTCCTGA
- the LOC103873539 gene encoding uncharacterized protein LOC103873539, producing MCREGRDKKNKSEASTRSHTQARSSSDIFKTILLVVIVGSLAWFYKAIQPPTPRTIGSTSGAAVTWPRIKLRDGRHLAYKEFGFPRDEAKFKIIYIHGFDSCMLDSPFPQFLSQALVEELRIYTVSFDRPGYGESDPDPNRSPRSIALDIEELADGLGLGPNFYVVGLSMGGEITWTCLKYIPHRLAGAALLGPVINYWWRNLPRDITREAFSSTSPADQWALRVAHHAPWLTYWWNTQKWFPFSNVISGNPVIFSRQDMEVVSKLGGFRPNLAYIRQQGEYESIHRDLKVGFSSWEFDPLDLEDPFPNNNGSVHLWHGDEDRFVPVKLQRYIASKLPWIHYHELSGSGHLLPYVEGLTDKITKSLLVGEEEVPESREASA from the exons ATGTGTAGAGAAGGAAGAGATAAGAAGAACAAATCTGAAGCTTCTACAAGATCTCACACTCAAGCAAGATCTTCTTCTG ACATCTTCAAGACCATTCTCCTGGTAGTTATAGTCGGATCTTTGGCATGGTTTTATAAAGCAATCCAACCACCAACCCCGAGAACTATAGGCTCTACCAGCGGAGCCGCCGTGACATGGCCTAGGATCAAACTGAGAGACGGAAGACACTTGGCTTACAAGGAATTCGGATTCCCTAGAGATGAAGCCAAGTTCAAGATCATATACATCCACGGGTTTGATTCTTGTATGCTCGATTCGCCTTTCCCTCAGTTCTTATCTCAG GCTCTTGTGGAGGAGTTGAGGATATACACTGTGTCTTTTGACCGTCCTGGTTATGGAGAGAGTGATCCTGATCCGAATCGATCACCAAGAAGCATAGCATTGGATATAGAAGAGCTGGCTGATGGGTTGGGACTAGGACCTAACTTCTATGTGGTTGGTCTCTCCATGGGTGGTGAAATCACATGGACATGCCTTAAGTACATTCCTCACAG GTTAGCAGGAGCGGCGCTTTTAGGACCGGTGATTAACTACTGGTGGAGAAACTTACCGAGAGACATAACAAGAGAAGCTTTCTCTTCAACGTCTCCTGCAGATCAGTGGGCTCTTAGAGTGGCTCACCATGCTCCTTGGCTTACATATTGGTGGAACACTCAGAAATGGTTCCCATTCTCCAATGTGATTTCTGGTAACCCGGTTATTTTCTCCCGTCAGGACATGGAGGTCGTGTCTAAGCTCGGAGGCTTCAGACCAAATCTG GCATACATAAGACAACAGGGTGAATACGAAAGCATACACAgagatttgaaagttggatttTCAAGCTGGGAGTTTGATCCGTTAGACCTTGAAGATCCATTCCCTAACAACAATGGTTCGGTTCACCTATGGCATGGCGATGAGGATAGGTTTGTGCCAGTGAAGCTTCAGCGCTACATCGCATCAAAGCTTCCATGGATTCATTACCATGAACTCTCTGGATCAGGACATTTGTTACCTTATGTGGAAGGTTTGACTGATAAGATCACCAAGTCACTTCTAGTTGGGGAGGAAGAGGTACCTGAGAGTAGAGAAGCTTCTGCTTGA